From uncultured Desulfobacter sp., the proteins below share one genomic window:
- a CDS encoding BatD family protein: protein MTKTGNLTMMNPRRFHWVGWAIAALLFCLPCTAFAFTATAQVDQTRITPQDVVSLQVIVDGGEADVDTSSISGFQVNPAGTQSSRSYINGTWSHKVIYRYMLIPLKSGVLMIPPITCVRDGESVLTREIKILVEASSARVDDRKGDYFAEASLSSDNIVPGQQAVYTLKLCVAKRIKGASFDPPGFKGLTAKQVADWTKYTRTINGRTFIVNETKYLVQADTPGQFTISPAIFVAQVPVQRTRQRDPFNSMFNDSFFRDSFFDATPAKQVRVVSNPVELTVSSLPQYSGNQPFSGLVGNFSISSELDKNTVKTGESVTLTVMIKGTGNVMDAAMPALNLDTGKFKVYTDTPVQDVQVTELGFEGYKVFKQALVASVPGKEVIPGLYLVFFDTDSKTYKTVTTTPLTLDIQPGGDVSVVDKGPAANGGTGTSVPATPKIKKTEVKLQNRDILDIKEDIAGIHSHPSLSMTWFVVLVCLPALGFGAASTAMRLGAREKSLKEQYREKAWASLKKVRKISPDASGFLPGLSSALTYAVLARGAKGGESLTRDEARQILAQSGRDQDTVNQVTQLMDTMDAARFGGKTMDEKTAQRCLAQVSSLIRTLTIVVCVGISLLVSSGTGMAGQDIKNTENIIDTTVPKEVHPAKDKAGVFVDAVRAYKAGDYAAAAVQFESIAKTQVNNPDLFYNTGNAYLKARDLGRAVLWYERAKKLAPADPDLKFNLAYAQSLLKDKKEVRFSFSDILYFWQGLVSLKWLQYASIALSFCFFIWATSQKIRGRQIFSGIGIFICLVFAGTTLAAGLEYNRIHSNETAVIIAEQADIRSGTMENATLLFDLHAGTQVRVLKKKTNYIKIRFAKDKVGWVARKDAEII from the coding sequence ATGACAAAGACTGGTAATCTTACAATGATGAACCCAAGGCGTTTTCATTGGGTCGGCTGGGCAATTGCAGCACTGCTTTTTTGTTTGCCTTGCACGGCCTTTGCCTTTACCGCAACAGCCCAGGTGGACCAGACCCGTATTACACCCCAGGATGTTGTGTCATTGCAAGTAATTGTAGATGGCGGTGAGGCCGATGTGGATACCTCTTCCATAAGCGGATTTCAGGTAAATCCGGCCGGTACCCAGTCAAGCAGAAGCTATATCAACGGCACATGGAGTCATAAGGTGATATACCGGTATATGTTGATTCCTTTAAAGTCCGGCGTGTTGATGATTCCGCCCATCACCTGTGTTCGGGACGGAGAATCAGTGTTGACCCGGGAGATCAAAATCCTGGTGGAGGCATCCTCGGCCCGAGTTGATGATCGCAAAGGCGATTATTTTGCCGAAGCGTCTCTGAGCAGTGATAATATTGTGCCGGGGCAGCAGGCTGTGTACACCTTGAAGCTTTGTGTGGCCAAGCGTATCAAGGGTGCTTCATTTGATCCGCCCGGGTTTAAAGGACTGACAGCCAAGCAGGTGGCAGACTGGACTAAGTATACCCGGACCATCAACGGACGTACCTTCATAGTGAATGAGACAAAGTATCTGGTCCAGGCGGACACACCCGGGCAGTTTACCATTTCCCCGGCTATTTTTGTGGCCCAGGTGCCCGTGCAGCGTACCAGACAACGCGATCCCTTTAATTCGATGTTCAATGATTCATTTTTTCGGGATTCCTTTTTTGATGCCACACCGGCAAAGCAGGTGCGCGTGGTGTCTAATCCCGTGGAGTTGACGGTCTCTTCTTTGCCCCAATATAGTGGCAATCAGCCCTTTTCAGGCCTTGTGGGCAATTTTTCTATATCAAGTGAACTGGACAAAAATACAGTGAAAACTGGCGAATCCGTTACATTGACTGTTATGATCAAAGGAACCGGAAATGTTATGGATGCGGCAATGCCCGCTCTGAACCTGGATACGGGCAAATTCAAGGTGTATACTGATACCCCGGTTCAGGATGTGCAGGTCACTGAGCTGGGATTTGAGGGATATAAAGTGTTTAAACAGGCTTTGGTCGCCTCTGTCCCCGGTAAAGAGGTTATCCCAGGGCTTTATCTGGTATTCTTTGATACGGATTCAAAGACGTATAAAACCGTTACTACAACGCCTTTAACCCTTGATATTCAACCAGGCGGTGATGTCAGCGTAGTAGATAAGGGGCCTGCCGCAAATGGGGGGACGGGTACCTCGGTGCCAGCCACACCCAAGATCAAAAAAACCGAAGTAAAGCTTCAGAACAGAGACATTCTGGATATTAAAGAAGATATTGCAGGCATACACTCACACCCCAGCCTTTCCATGACCTGGTTTGTTGTTTTGGTTTGCCTGCCGGCGTTAGGGTTTGGGGCGGCAAGTACGGCCATGCGTCTTGGGGCCAGAGAAAAATCCTTAAAAGAACAATACCGTGAAAAGGCATGGGCTTCGTTGAAAAAAGTGCGTAAAATTTCTCCTGATGCTTCTGGCTTTTTGCCGGGCCTGTCTTCAGCGCTTACCTATGCCGTTTTAGCCCGGGGGGCTAAGGGGGGCGAAAGTCTGACCCGGGATGAGGCTCGGCAGATTCTGGCCCAAAGCGGTCGGGATCAGGACACTGTAAATCAGGTGACCCAGCTTATGGATACCATGGATGCCGCCCGTTTTGGTGGAAAGACCATGGATGAAAAGACCGCTCAACGCTGTCTTGCACAGGTGTCATCTCTGATCCGCACGCTTACGATCGTGGTGTGTGTAGGAATATCCCTTTTGGTATCCAGTGGCACGGGTATGGCTGGTCAAGATATCAAGAATACTGAGAATATCATTGATACCACCGTCCCGAAAGAGGTTCACCCGGCAAAGGACAAAGCAGGGGTGTTCGTGGATGCGGTGCGCGCATATAAAGCCGGAGATTATGCCGCTGCTGCCGTACAATTTGAATCCATTGCCAAAACCCAGGTGAACAATCCCGATCTTTTTTATAATACCGGCAATGCATATTTGAAAGCCAGGGATTTAGGCCGGGCCGTCCTTTGGTATGAGCGAGCAAAAAAGCTTGCACCGGCAGATCCGGATTTAAAATTTAATCTGGCTTATGCCCAAAGCCTTTTGAAAGATAAAAAAGAGGTAAGATTTTCCTTTTCCGATATTCTTTATTTTTGGCAAGGCCTTGTTTCTTTGAAATGGCTTCAATATGCTTCAATTGCACTCTCTTTTTGTTTTTTTATCTGGGCAACGTCGCAAAAGATTCGGGGCAGACAGATTTTTTCGGGTATCGGTATTTTTATCTGCCTGGTTTTTGCCGGAACAACCCTGGCTGCGGGTCTTGAATACAATCGGATTCATTCAAACGAAACGGCTGTTATTATAGCTGAACAGGCTGATATCCGTTCCGGAACCATGGAAAACGCCACCCTTTTGTTTGATCTGCATGCCGGTACCCAGGTACGGGTGCTGAAAAAAAAAACCAATTACATAAAAATTCGTTTTGCCAAAGATAAGGTGGGGTGGGTGGCACGCAAAGATGCAGAAATAATATAG
- a CDS encoding NAD(P)H-dependent glycerol-3-phosphate dehydrogenase: MDIMNTKIGVVGAGAWGTALAKMLADKGFTLDHWVFEPEVKEEITLHRENKTFLPGFNLPQELVPTNDLEKAVSGKDLVLMVVPSHCMRAVATQMKPFVSPGTVLVSASKGIENKTHMTMTDILSEIIDFLPDHNFGVLSGPSFAKEVAAGVPTVVAAAAVKKEVAEFIQNVFSAPNFRVYVNHDIVGTQIGGAMKNVIAIAAGACDGMNMGLNPRAALITRGLTEMNRLGTRLGADPLTLSGLAGVGDLLLTCTGFLSRNYTVGKQIGQGKRLDDIISEMRMVAEGVKTTRSVYNMSKKLDVDLPICSEVYSVLFENSPVERTVERLMGRSLKHELAGVI, encoded by the coding sequence ATGGATATCATGAATACGAAAATCGGCGTTGTCGGAGCAGGTGCCTGGGGAACAGCACTTGCAAAAATGCTTGCGGATAAAGGGTTTACTCTGGATCACTGGGTTTTTGAACCCGAGGTCAAAGAGGAAATTACCCTCCACCGGGAAAACAAAACTTTTTTGCCCGGATTCAATCTGCCCCAGGAGCTTGTACCCACAAATGACCTTGAAAAGGCTGTGTCCGGAAAAGATCTTGTACTCATGGTGGTGCCTTCCCATTGTATGCGGGCTGTGGCCACACAGATGAAACCGTTTGTCTCCCCGGGTACGGTTCTGGTCAGTGCCTCTAAAGGGATCGAAAATAAAACCCACATGACCATGACCGATATTCTGTCTGAAATTATTGATTTTCTGCCCGACCACAATTTCGGTGTGCTGTCAGGTCCAAGTTTTGCCAAGGAAGTGGCTGCCGGCGTACCAACGGTGGTGGCAGCAGCCGCGGTAAAAAAAGAGGTGGCCGAATTTATTCAGAACGTATTTTCTGCGCCGAATTTCCGTGTCTACGTTAACCATGATATTGTCGGTACCCAGATCGGAGGGGCCATGAAAAACGTCATCGCCATTGCTGCCGGGGCTTGTGACGGAATGAATATGGGGCTTAATCCCAGGGCTGCCCTGATTACCCGGGGCCTGACGGAAATGAACCGGTTGGGCACCCGCCTGGGGGCGGATCCCTTAACCCTTTCCGGGTTGGCCGGCGTTGGTGATCTATTGTTGACCTGTACCGGGTTTCTGAGTAGAAATTACACGGTCGGCAAACAGATCGGACAGGGCAAGCGCCTGGATGATATTATTTCGGAAATGCGCATGGTGGCTGAAGGTGTAAAAACGACCCGGTCCGTATATAACATGTCAAAAAAACTCGATGTTGATCTGCCTATCTGTTCTGAAGTCTATTCTGTCCTGTTTGAGAACAGTCCTGTTGAAAGAACCGTAGAACGGTTGATGGGTCGTTCCCTGAAACACGAACTCGCCGGCGTGATCTGA
- a CDS encoding flavodoxin, producing MSTALIVYGSTTGNTESVADTISTDLSKADYTTKKINVSDVGVDILNEAFDLYLLGSSTWGEDEIEFQEDFAPFYENMNGDLNLTGKKFAVFGCGDSSYEYFCGAVDALEERLVKLGGTLVCESLRIDGEPEESEINEWTQDVINAL from the coding sequence ATGAGTACTGCACTTATTGTTTACGGATCGACCACCGGGAATACTGAATCTGTTGCGGATACCATTTCAACTGATCTGTCCAAGGCTGATTACACAACCAAGAAGATTAATGTGTCTGATGTCGGTGTGGATATCCTTAACGAGGCGTTTGATTTGTACCTGCTTGGCAGTTCCACCTGGGGCGAAGATGAAATCGAATTCCAGGAAGATTTTGCGCCTTTTTATGAAAACATGAATGGGGATTTAAATCTAACAGGTAAGAAATTTGCCGTATTCGGGTGCGGAGATTCATCCTATGAATATTTTTGCGGCGCAGTGGATGCCCTTGAGGAGCGCCTGGTGAAACTGGGGGGCACCCTCGTATGTGAGTCCCTTAGAATCGACGGGGAACCTGAAGAGTCAGAAATCAATGAATGGACACAGGATGTGATAAATGCCTTATAA
- a CDS encoding tetratricopeptide repeat protein — protein sequence MPYKQNKCLRFMLKDIGFMNRTAMAAGNAGKFDTAFKNMKQALALTRTLNNKDCLIAKLLNNQGNLYTMSGEWDKALLSYEQSMSIVTEYYGTDNILYKTLQKNLVYLLTLDVAAA from the coding sequence ATGCCTTATAAACAAAATAAATGTTTACGATTCATGCTCAAGGACATTGGTTTTATGAACCGAACAGCCATGGCAGCCGGCAATGCCGGAAAGTTTGATACGGCCTTTAAAAACATGAAACAGGCCCTGGCTTTAACCCGTACGCTGAATAATAAGGATTGCCTTATTGCAAAGCTTTTAAACAACCAGGGTAATTTGTACACCATGTCCGGAGAATGGGATAAAGCGCTGCTGTCCTATGAGCAGTCAATGTCTATTGTGACCGAATATTACGGTACCGATAATATTCTTTATAAAACCCTTCAAAAAAATCTGGTGTATCTTTTAACACTGGACGTCGCAGCCGCCTGA
- a CDS encoding HDOD domain-containing protein yields the protein MTANEKRSGERTIANAIALDILNSKFKIPPMPANGPKLMSIARKPIDQINIDDFVRIIDSDPGLLSLILQMANSSYFRGVDEICSLRSAIVRLGLRETIDAANLYFFQRMFPKIPEIEGFKIQEYWAFSWACAIAARRLGHPNLGMNVNPGELYIAGLLHGIGKLILAILYPFEFSKCIETAARLKKPLHSVELDEFGTADTNIGSRVLQIWHIPSRICTGIEYHPNPDLAPEKERNLAASLQYAYAVASMSGIGKTGDGSITSLESTWIARQSELPLFKNEVQETVVTEIQASLEEKSESFTGIAPEKHEPVSELESRDSQHQHVNNKRDSVSPKLKTTGGGSSKKGFFSWIRSLFH from the coding sequence ATGACGGCTAACGAGAAAAGATCGGGAGAAAGGACCATCGCCAATGCCATCGCGTTGGACATTCTAAATTCTAAATTCAAAATTCCTCCCATGCCGGCCAATGGGCCCAAACTGATGTCCATTGCCAGAAAACCAATTGACCAAATAAATATCGATGATTTCGTAAGGATTATTGATTCGGATCCAGGGCTCTTATCCTTGATTCTTCAAATGGCAAATTCCAGCTATTTTAGGGGCGTTGATGAGATTTGCAGTTTGCGGTCAGCCATTGTCCGTCTCGGACTTCGAGAGACCATTGATGCTGCGAATCTCTATTTCTTCCAGCGTATGTTTCCAAAAATTCCCGAAATAGAGGGATTTAAAATTCAAGAGTATTGGGCGTTTTCCTGGGCCTGCGCCATTGCGGCAAGACGACTGGGGCATCCAAACCTGGGCATGAATGTCAATCCGGGTGAACTTTATATTGCAGGATTGCTTCATGGTATAGGAAAATTGATTTTAGCGATTTTGTATCCGTTTGAATTTTCAAAATGTATTGAAACCGCGGCCCGGTTAAAAAAACCTCTTCATTCTGTGGAATTGGATGAATTTGGAACTGCAGACACCAATATCGGCTCAAGAGTGTTGCAGATTTGGCATATCCCTTCCCGGATTTGTACGGGTATCGAATATCACCCGAATCCAGACCTGGCACCGGAAAAGGAGAGGAATCTTGCGGCATCACTTCAGTACGCTTATGCCGTTGCCTCAATGTCGGGTATTGGAAAAACCGGCGATGGTAGTATCACATCTCTTGAATCCACATGGATTGCCAGGCAATCGGAATTACCACTGTTCAAAAATGAAGTTCAGGAAACGGTTGTAACGGAGATCCAGGCTTCCTTAGAAGAGAAATCTGAAAGTTTTACGGGTATCGCACCCGAAAAACATGAGCCGGTATCGGAGCTTGAAAGCAGGGATTCTCAGCACCAACATGTTAACAATAAAAGAGATTCAGTATCACCCAAGCTAAAAACAACTGGTGGCGGTTCATCTAAAAAGGGCTTTTTTTCCTGGATACGTTCACTGTTTCATTAA
- the rnhA gene encoding ribonuclease HI, with the protein MFLYIPFLCPYILAMKFYAVAKGRKTGIFTSWPEAERQVKGFAGARFKSFKTKQEALSFLENPSYTKGVSSAKNFEKSPKSKNGPHRSANYEYPENAVMVFTDGGAIGNPGPGGYGVVFETGKTFSGGFNLTTNNRMELLAVIVALEALEGETRPICLHSDSRYVVNGITKNWAKAWKRRGWKKSDGSSAMNPDLWNRLLALLQNLDVRFIWVKGHAGNPLNEKCDHLANSTARMPGLPDDTGYLKSRRVHRK; encoded by the coding sequence ATGTTTCTTTACATTCCTTTTCTTTGCCCTTATATTTTAGCCATGAAGTTCTACGCAGTGGCCAAGGGCCGAAAAACAGGTATATTCACGTCATGGCCCGAGGCCGAGCGCCAGGTAAAAGGCTTTGCAGGCGCCAGATTCAAAAGCTTTAAAACTAAGCAGGAAGCTTTGTCTTTTCTGGAGAATCCGTCCTACACAAAGGGTGTGTCTTCAGCTAAAAATTTTGAGAAGTCTCCAAAAAGTAAAAACGGACCGCACCGGTCAGCCAATTATGAATACCCGGAAAATGCCGTAATGGTATTCACGGATGGCGGCGCCATTGGCAACCCGGGTCCGGGTGGGTATGGTGTAGTCTTTGAAACTGGAAAAACATTTTCAGGAGGGTTTAATCTGACCACCAACAATCGCATGGAACTTCTGGCAGTTATTGTGGCCCTTGAAGCGCTTGAAGGGGAGACCCGTCCCATCTGCCTGCATTCAGATTCCAGATACGTTGTCAACGGTATTACCAAAAACTGGGCAAAGGCATGGAAACGCAGGGGCTGGAAAAAATCCGATGGATCAAGTGCCATGAATCCCGATTTGTGGAATCGTCTTCTGGCTCTGCTGCAAAACCTTGATGTCCGGTTCATCTGGGTAAAAGGTCATGCCGGCAACCCCTTGAACGAAAAGTGCGATCACCTTGCCAATTCTACAGCACGTATGCCAGGCCTGCCGGACGACACAGGTTATCTGAAAAGCCGGAGGGTGCATAGAAAATGA
- a CDS encoding ABC transporter substrate-binding protein — translation MKTIRTRVFFAFMFSAMFVFTQLTLASDASSATQALQAKIDLILEVLKTPQLKGEEKKEVRRQKIRDIVQSGFDFRRMAQSSLGKYWRGRTQEEKQDFTVRFQRLIENTYISKLETYTNEKVVYLNEQRKTKKNLEYAKVQTQIITADGTEIPIAYMMYRQGTAPWLVFDINIEGVSMVNNYRSQFGEFIGRNSFSQLLKDIEAKNNSK, via the coding sequence ATGAAAACAATCAGAACACGGGTTTTCTTTGCATTCATGTTTTCTGCAATGTTTGTGTTTACCCAGCTGACCTTAGCTTCAGACGCCTCTTCAGCTACACAGGCACTTCAGGCTAAAATTGACCTGATCCTGGAGGTGCTTAAAACACCACAATTAAAAGGGGAAGAGAAAAAAGAGGTCCGCCGGCAAAAAATCCGTGACATTGTCCAGAGTGGGTTTGACTTTAGGCGCATGGCCCAGTCCAGTCTGGGTAAGTATTGGAGAGGACGAACCCAGGAAGAAAAGCAGGACTTTACAGTCCGGTTCCAGCGTCTGATTGAAAACACCTATATTTCAAAGCTCGAAACCTATACCAATGAAAAGGTGGTCTACCTTAATGAGCAGCGAAAAACGAAAAAGAATCTGGAATACGCAAAAGTTCAAACTCAGATTATTACCGCCGATGGTACTGAAATTCCCATTGCCTACATGATGTACAGGCAGGGTACAGCGCCTTGGCTGGTGTTTGATATCAATATCGAAGGGGTGAGTATGGTAAATAATTACCGCTCCCAGTTCGGTGAATTCATAGGACGAAATTCGTTTTCACAACTTCTTAAAGATATAGAGGCAAAAAACAATTCCAAATAG